One segment of Chelmon rostratus isolate fCheRos1 chromosome 17, fCheRos1.pri, whole genome shotgun sequence DNA contains the following:
- the camsap3 gene encoding calmodulin-regulated spectrin-associated protein 3 isoform X1, with product MVDSPTMKKTFVVPDIKPLDLYDCTKAKICASVGWLLAKSYGSAENVPAELRDPFYCDQYEQEHLKPPVTRLLQSSELYCRTYSLLLGGTEAEAQPKDNAALVQLLTQRGIVSKDQDTPVTDADLRHKPIKMNAHLAVIDSLMAVGAMETVTAVKACSSVELLGGASSWEDALLHWVNVLNQKLRECTEGAQNDTSQAITEPQPVQPSLRYRKDKIQSKQKPIFPVVNEVKDLASGCAVAAVIHYYCPGLLRLEDVCMKESMSVADSLYNLQFIREFCDSCLKSCCHVALEDMLYTPQELQLNLLSFLAELLCWFEIRRPEFVQPIDTLDGSTPVTPSSFSGNSTSPSIFKKPFLPISSPASGSLTQSTSMSHIEGVGKTWSKKPLSRPLSAVSFSIPFGLDSDVDIVMGNPVITRSVSSDQLNPAGQNMTRVPYTPPEDLSHLLSKPPGPNGPQRASWATQSPSIPRLAEENGLAASETGELPTIEEALQIIHNESKMEPRLHPDGAPDGFYLHSPDDPASSRHNLPNLAPISCSAPTRSGMMYRPAGESREPARTRNTSECSRDDDSVLRDGSVDSDASEDLPKAQSTPTTPAAGAHSTRGHGKEVSDSGVKMTSFAERKKKQAVDSPKASDPTSPQMTTWAQKSEESPSKSPQLNNDMSELGVRLEEKRKAIEAQKKRIEAIFAKHRQRLGKSAFLQLKKEQREGEGEGEGGDGQVSTSSTEEDLSRLTLEERLARMEEEEQQDKDEQRFSVEDEGNVKGGLKLNKEASHFKEKAGTPGEKRSGMPGEKMVAPLGDYNNAVSKLTAALSSLQSDMQRLTEQQNQLINKKASASNNKSWVIPASPKTSTPAPAPARLSRESTRDLNSASSSPSPSRKITNHITPPKSPQVHRRAQSVPPKSPRHHQHSRPLDVKVPTLSRVITAPQNVDRIPHLRRVNPWQSQVQTSSTFSIGDSDSLVGLHSSSPTPVPTPALTPIPTPTPTPRPAADDALSEVGSIDDHSIFSMDLEAGPSHGPSAKKEGLSAGGCSSGAPSECSFESDAPGVLNGKRSSLIEISLSALRGDGEEDDQVPDAFSDSMSDRTEPEMKGGVGFFFKDDKERPEDEMAQRRAALLEKQQKRAEEMKRRKLEQEKEKESNKPQWMIIEGWGNKSEDRPQTPGTPPASSTPPVEGTPQRRGDFTRQEYERRQQLKIMEDLDKVLRQKPTTVRGVKKQRPKTVFRDDSVLSHSPVKGFMGTRLNKVYSHSTMNLSSMANDSGGLTVRKSPSRSHSPSRLMSPRRMSAQNGEKDWENGSTISSPASIPEYTGPKLYKEPSFKSNKFIIHNAITRCCLAGKVNEPQKNKIVEEMEKSTANHFLILFRDTSCQFRAVYTMNPETEEMVRLTGIGPRVITPEMVESIYKYSSDRKQFTVIPSKTMSMSVDAFTIPGHFWQKRPGTPKKLGTPK from the exons ATGGTGGACTCCCCTACCATGAAGAAGACTTTTGTGGTCCCAGACATAAAGCCATTGGATTTGTATGACTGTACTAAAGCAAAAATATGCGCAAGTGTCGGATGGCTGTTGGCAAAGTCCTACGGCAGTGCAG AGAATGTCCCTGCAGAGCTGCGTGATCCCTTCTACTGTGACCAGTATGAGCAGGAGCACCTTAAACCGCCAGTCACACGTCTCCTGCAGTCCTCAGAGCTCTACTGCCGTACCTACAGCCTATTACTGGGGGGCACTGAAGCCGAGGCACAGCCCAAAGACAACGCCGCCCTGGTGCAGCTCCTCACTCAGAGAGGCATAGTCTCCAAAGATCAGGACACACCAGTGACTGATGCAGACCTCCGACACAAACCCATTAAAATG AATGCTCACCTGGCAGTGATTGATTCCCTGATGGCCGTGGGAGCCATGGAGACGGTGACTGCGGTGAAGGCGTGTAGTTCTGTCGAACTTCTGGGTGGAGCTTCCAGCTGGGAGGATGCTCTGCTTCACTGGGTTAATGTG TTAAACCAGAAGCTGAGAGAATGTACTGAAGGAGCCCAGAATGACACGTCTCAGGCCATCACAGAGCCCCAACCTGTACAACCCTCT CTCCGCTACAGGAAGGATAAAATTCAGTCCAAACAAAAACCAATTTTTCCCGTGGTGAATGAAGTCAAAGACCTGGCCAGTGGTTGTGCTGTTGCTGCGGTCATACATTACTATTGTCCTGGCCTGCTAAGACTTGAAG ATGTTTGCATGAAGGAGTCAATGTCTGTAGCAGACAGCCTGTACAACCTGCAGTTCATTCGGGAATTCTGCGACAGCTGTCTGAAGAGCTGCTGTCACGTGGCACTGGAGGACATGCTGTACACACCGCAGGAGCTTCAG CTCAACTTGCTGAGCTTCCTAGCAGAACTGCTTTGCTGGTTTGAAATACGAAGGCCAGAATTCGTTCAGCCAATAGACACATTAG ATGGATCCACACCGGTAACACCAAGTAGCTTCAGTGGTAACAG TACCTCCCCTTCTATCTTCAAGAAGCCTTTCCTCcccatctcctctcctgcatCAG GATCTTTGACTCAGTCTACCTCAATGTCTCATATAGAAGGAGTTGGAAAGACATGGAGCAAGAAACCTCTCAG cCGCCCCTTGTCAGCTGTATCCTTCAGCATTCCTTTTGGCCTGGACAGTGATGTGGACATTGTGATGGGCAACCCTGTGATAACTCGCTCTGTGAGCTCAGACCAACTCAACCCAGCAGGCCAAAATATGACCCGGGTGCCCTACACCCCTCCTGAAGACCTCAGCCATTTACTGAGCAAACCCCCTGGCCCCAACGGTCCACAGAGAGCTTCCTGGGCCACCCAGAGTCCCAGTATCCCAAGGTTGGCAGAGGAGAATGGCCTTGCAGCAAGTGAAACAGGAGAGCTGCCCACCATCGAAGAGGCTCTACAAATTATTCACAACGAGAGCAAGATGGAACCTCGTTTACACCCTGATGGTGCTCCTGATGGCTTCTACCTCCATTCTCCTGATGACCCTGCTAGCTCCAGACATAACTTGCCTAACTTAGCACCCATCAGCTGCTCTGCCCCTACACGCTCAGGAATGATGTACCGGCCCGCAGGAGAATCCAGGGAGCCCGCTCGCACCAGAAACACCTCTGAATGTTCACGAGATGATGACTCGGTCTTGAGAGATGGCAGCGTGGACTCAGATGCATCGGAAGACCTGCCTAAGGCCCAGTCCACTCCAACCACACCAGCTGCTGGTGCACACTCAACTAGAGGCCATGGCAAAGAGGTGTCTGACAGTGGTGTAAAGATGACCAGCTTTGCAGAACGCAAAAAGAAACAGGCAGTGGATTCTCCCAAAGCCAGCGACCCCACTTCTCCTCAGATGACCACGTGGGCCCAAAAGTCTGAAGAAAGCCCCAGCAAGAGCCCACAACTCAATAATGATATGTCTGAGCTGGGGGTTCGGCTTGAAGAAAAGCGCAAGGCTATCGAAGCCCAGAAGAAACGCATTGAGGCCATTTTTGCAAAGCACCGGCAAAGACTGGGGAAGAGTGCCTTTCTGCAGTTAAAGAAGGAGCAGCGTGAGGGCGAAGGtgagggggaaggaggggatGGCCAGGTCAGCACCTCATCCACAGAAGAAGACCTCTCTCGCTTGACACTGGAAGAAAGGCTAGCTCGaatggaagaggaagagcagcaggacaAAGATGAACAGCGCTTCTCAGTGGAGGATGAGGGTAATGTCAAAGGAGGACTTAAGCTCAACAAGGAGGCCAGTCACTTTAAAGAAAAAGCAGGTACACCAGGAGAGAAGCGCTCTGGGATGCCTGGTGAGAAAATGGTAGCTCCCTTAGGGGACTATAACAATGCTGTATCCAAACTGACTGCAGCGCTTAGCTCCCTGCAAAGTGACATGCAGCGGCTGACTGAGCAGCAGAACCAGCTAATCAACAAGAAAGCTTCAGCTTCCAACAACAAATCCTGGGTCATTCCAGCCAGCCCTAAAACCTCCACCCCAGCCCCTGCTCCTGCGCGCCTGTCACGAGAATCCACCCGAGATTTAAattcagcctcctcctctccctctccatcccgCAAAATCACAAACCACATCACTCCTCCTAAATCTCCTCAGGTCCACCGTAGAGCCCAGTCTGTGCCCCCTAAAAGCCCCAGAcaccaccaacacagtcgtCCCTTGGATGTTAAGGTCCCAACCCTATCGAGGGTCATCACTGCACCTCAAAACGTGGACCGCATCCCCCACCTTCGCCGTGTAAATCCCTGGCAATCCCAAGTCCAGACTTCATCCACGTTCTCTATTGGTGACTCTGACAGCCTAGTTGGGCTGCACTCATCTAGTCCAACTCCTGTCCCCACACCTGCACTGACCCCAATACCAACTCCTACCCCAACTCCCCGTCCTGCCGCAGACGACGCTCTATCAGAAGTTGGCTCCATTGACGATCATAGTATATTCAGCATGGACCTGGAGGCTGGGCCCTCGCATGGTCCTTCGGCTAAGAAGGAAGGGCTTTCAGCTGGGGGCTGCAGCTCTGGGGCCCCATCGGAGTGCTCGTTTGAGAGTGATGCCCCTGGGGTGTTGAATGGCAAACGCAGTAGCCTGATAGAGATCTCGCTGTCTGCTCTGCGAGGAGATGGGGAGGAGGATGACCAAGTACCCGATGCTTTCTCTGATTCAATGAGTGACCGGACAGAGCCAGAGATGAAAGGAGGGGTTGGTTTCTTTTTCAAG GATGACAAGGAGCGGCCGGAGGATGAGATGGCCCAGCGAAGAGCAGCTTTGCtggagaaacagcagaagagagcagaagagatgaaaagacGCAAACTtgagcaggaaaaagaaaaagaatcaaA CAAGCCTCAGTGGATGATCATCGAGGGCTGGGGAAATAAGAGTGAAGACAGACCCCAGACCCCAGGCACCCCTCCAGCATCAAGTACCCCACCAGTCGAGGGGACTCCCCAGCGCAGAGGAGACTTCACCAGGCAGGAGTatgagaggagacagcagctgAAGATCATGGAAGACTTGGACAAGGTGCTGAGGCAGAAGCCCACCACAGTTCGCGGTGTCAAGAAGCAGAGACCCAAGACTGTGTTCAGAGATGACTCCGTCCTCTCTCATAGCCCCGTCAAGGGTTTCATGG GCACCAGGCTGAACAAGGTGTACTCCCACTCAACAATGAACCTGTCCTCTATGGCTAATGACTCCGGAGGCTTGACTGTCAGGAAGTCTCCCAG CCGTTCACACTCTCCCTCCCGTCTAATGTCACCAAGACGAATGAGTGCTCAGAATGGAGAGAAAGACTGGGAGAATGGCTCTACTATTTCCTCCCCTGCCTCAATCCCAGAATACACAG GACCAAAGCTGTACAAGGAGCCTAGCTTTAAGTCCAACAAGTTCATCATCCATAATGCTATCACTCGCTGCTGCCTGGCTGGCAAGGTCAATgaaccacagaaaaacaagattgTAGAG gAAATGGAGAAGAGCACGGCCAACcacttcctcatcctcttcagaGATACCAGCTGCCAGTTCAGAGCAGTTTACACCATGAATCCTGAAACTGAGGAGATGGTACGGCTCACTGGAATTGGCCCCCGGGTCATCACACCTGAGATGGTTGAGTCCATTTACAAGTACAGCTCTGACCGCAAGCAGTTCACTGTCATCCCGTCCAAAACCATGTCCATGAGTGTTGACGCCTTCACCATCCCAGGTCACTTTTGGCAAAAGCGCCCAGGAACTCCGAAGAAGCTTGGCACCCCCAAATAA
- the camsap3 gene encoding calmodulin-regulated spectrin-associated protein 3 isoform X2 produces the protein MVDSPTMKKTFVVPDIKPLDLYDCTKAKICASVGWLLAKSYGSAENVPAELRDPFYCDQYEQEHLKPPVTRLLQSSELYCRTYSLLLGGTEAEAQPKDNAALVQLLTQRGIVSKDQDTPVTDADLRHKPIKMNAHLAVIDSLMAVGAMETVTAVKACSSVELLGGASSWEDALLHWVNVLNQKLRECTEGAQNDTSQAITEPQPVQPSLRYRKDKIQSKQKPIFPVVNEVKDLASGCAVAAVIHYYCPGLLRLEDVCMKESMSVADSLYNLQFIREFCDSCLKSCCHVALEDMLYTPQELQLNLLSFLAELLCWFEIRRPEFVQPIDTLDGSTPVTPSSFSGNSTSPSIFKKPFLPISSPASEGVGKTWSKKPLSRPLSAVSFSIPFGLDSDVDIVMGNPVITRSVSSDQLNPAGQNMTRVPYTPPEDLSHLLSKPPGPNGPQRASWATQSPSIPRLAEENGLAASETGELPTIEEALQIIHNESKMEPRLHPDGAPDGFYLHSPDDPASSRHNLPNLAPISCSAPTRSGMMYRPAGESREPARTRNTSECSRDDDSVLRDGSVDSDASEDLPKAQSTPTTPAAGAHSTRGHGKEVSDSGVKMTSFAERKKKQAVDSPKASDPTSPQMTTWAQKSEESPSKSPQLNNDMSELGVRLEEKRKAIEAQKKRIEAIFAKHRQRLGKSAFLQLKKEQREGEGEGEGGDGQVSTSSTEEDLSRLTLEERLARMEEEEQQDKDEQRFSVEDEGNVKGGLKLNKEASHFKEKAGTPGEKRSGMPGEKMVAPLGDYNNAVSKLTAALSSLQSDMQRLTEQQNQLINKKASASNNKSWVIPASPKTSTPAPAPARLSRESTRDLNSASSSPSPSRKITNHITPPKSPQVHRRAQSVPPKSPRHHQHSRPLDVKVPTLSRVITAPQNVDRIPHLRRVNPWQSQVQTSSTFSIGDSDSLVGLHSSSPTPVPTPALTPIPTPTPTPRPAADDALSEVGSIDDHSIFSMDLEAGPSHGPSAKKEGLSAGGCSSGAPSECSFESDAPGVLNGKRSSLIEISLSALRGDGEEDDQVPDAFSDSMSDRTEPEMKGGVGFFFKDDKERPEDEMAQRRAALLEKQQKRAEEMKRRKLEQEKEKESNKPQWMIIEGWGNKSEDRPQTPGTPPASSTPPVEGTPQRRGDFTRQEYERRQQLKIMEDLDKVLRQKPTTVRGVKKQRPKTVFRDDSVLSHSPVKGFMGTRLNKVYSHSTMNLSSMANDSGGLTVRKSPSRSHSPSRLMSPRRMSAQNGEKDWENGSTISSPASIPEYTGPKLYKEPSFKSNKFIIHNAITRCCLAGKVNEPQKNKIVEEMEKSTANHFLILFRDTSCQFRAVYTMNPETEEMVRLTGIGPRVITPEMVESIYKYSSDRKQFTVIPSKTMSMSVDAFTIPGHFWQKRPGTPKKLGTPK, from the exons ATGGTGGACTCCCCTACCATGAAGAAGACTTTTGTGGTCCCAGACATAAAGCCATTGGATTTGTATGACTGTACTAAAGCAAAAATATGCGCAAGTGTCGGATGGCTGTTGGCAAAGTCCTACGGCAGTGCAG AGAATGTCCCTGCAGAGCTGCGTGATCCCTTCTACTGTGACCAGTATGAGCAGGAGCACCTTAAACCGCCAGTCACACGTCTCCTGCAGTCCTCAGAGCTCTACTGCCGTACCTACAGCCTATTACTGGGGGGCACTGAAGCCGAGGCACAGCCCAAAGACAACGCCGCCCTGGTGCAGCTCCTCACTCAGAGAGGCATAGTCTCCAAAGATCAGGACACACCAGTGACTGATGCAGACCTCCGACACAAACCCATTAAAATG AATGCTCACCTGGCAGTGATTGATTCCCTGATGGCCGTGGGAGCCATGGAGACGGTGACTGCGGTGAAGGCGTGTAGTTCTGTCGAACTTCTGGGTGGAGCTTCCAGCTGGGAGGATGCTCTGCTTCACTGGGTTAATGTG TTAAACCAGAAGCTGAGAGAATGTACTGAAGGAGCCCAGAATGACACGTCTCAGGCCATCACAGAGCCCCAACCTGTACAACCCTCT CTCCGCTACAGGAAGGATAAAATTCAGTCCAAACAAAAACCAATTTTTCCCGTGGTGAATGAAGTCAAAGACCTGGCCAGTGGTTGTGCTGTTGCTGCGGTCATACATTACTATTGTCCTGGCCTGCTAAGACTTGAAG ATGTTTGCATGAAGGAGTCAATGTCTGTAGCAGACAGCCTGTACAACCTGCAGTTCATTCGGGAATTCTGCGACAGCTGTCTGAAGAGCTGCTGTCACGTGGCACTGGAGGACATGCTGTACACACCGCAGGAGCTTCAG CTCAACTTGCTGAGCTTCCTAGCAGAACTGCTTTGCTGGTTTGAAATACGAAGGCCAGAATTCGTTCAGCCAATAGACACATTAG ATGGATCCACACCGGTAACACCAAGTAGCTTCAGTGGTAACAG TACCTCCCCTTCTATCTTCAAGAAGCCTTTCCTCcccatctcctctcctgcatCAG AAGGAGTTGGAAAGACATGGAGCAAGAAACCTCTCAG cCGCCCCTTGTCAGCTGTATCCTTCAGCATTCCTTTTGGCCTGGACAGTGATGTGGACATTGTGATGGGCAACCCTGTGATAACTCGCTCTGTGAGCTCAGACCAACTCAACCCAGCAGGCCAAAATATGACCCGGGTGCCCTACACCCCTCCTGAAGACCTCAGCCATTTACTGAGCAAACCCCCTGGCCCCAACGGTCCACAGAGAGCTTCCTGGGCCACCCAGAGTCCCAGTATCCCAAGGTTGGCAGAGGAGAATGGCCTTGCAGCAAGTGAAACAGGAGAGCTGCCCACCATCGAAGAGGCTCTACAAATTATTCACAACGAGAGCAAGATGGAACCTCGTTTACACCCTGATGGTGCTCCTGATGGCTTCTACCTCCATTCTCCTGATGACCCTGCTAGCTCCAGACATAACTTGCCTAACTTAGCACCCATCAGCTGCTCTGCCCCTACACGCTCAGGAATGATGTACCGGCCCGCAGGAGAATCCAGGGAGCCCGCTCGCACCAGAAACACCTCTGAATGTTCACGAGATGATGACTCGGTCTTGAGAGATGGCAGCGTGGACTCAGATGCATCGGAAGACCTGCCTAAGGCCCAGTCCACTCCAACCACACCAGCTGCTGGTGCACACTCAACTAGAGGCCATGGCAAAGAGGTGTCTGACAGTGGTGTAAAGATGACCAGCTTTGCAGAACGCAAAAAGAAACAGGCAGTGGATTCTCCCAAAGCCAGCGACCCCACTTCTCCTCAGATGACCACGTGGGCCCAAAAGTCTGAAGAAAGCCCCAGCAAGAGCCCACAACTCAATAATGATATGTCTGAGCTGGGGGTTCGGCTTGAAGAAAAGCGCAAGGCTATCGAAGCCCAGAAGAAACGCATTGAGGCCATTTTTGCAAAGCACCGGCAAAGACTGGGGAAGAGTGCCTTTCTGCAGTTAAAGAAGGAGCAGCGTGAGGGCGAAGGtgagggggaaggaggggatGGCCAGGTCAGCACCTCATCCACAGAAGAAGACCTCTCTCGCTTGACACTGGAAGAAAGGCTAGCTCGaatggaagaggaagagcagcaggacaAAGATGAACAGCGCTTCTCAGTGGAGGATGAGGGTAATGTCAAAGGAGGACTTAAGCTCAACAAGGAGGCCAGTCACTTTAAAGAAAAAGCAGGTACACCAGGAGAGAAGCGCTCTGGGATGCCTGGTGAGAAAATGGTAGCTCCCTTAGGGGACTATAACAATGCTGTATCCAAACTGACTGCAGCGCTTAGCTCCCTGCAAAGTGACATGCAGCGGCTGACTGAGCAGCAGAACCAGCTAATCAACAAGAAAGCTTCAGCTTCCAACAACAAATCCTGGGTCATTCCAGCCAGCCCTAAAACCTCCACCCCAGCCCCTGCTCCTGCGCGCCTGTCACGAGAATCCACCCGAGATTTAAattcagcctcctcctctccctctccatcccgCAAAATCACAAACCACATCACTCCTCCTAAATCTCCTCAGGTCCACCGTAGAGCCCAGTCTGTGCCCCCTAAAAGCCCCAGAcaccaccaacacagtcgtCCCTTGGATGTTAAGGTCCCAACCCTATCGAGGGTCATCACTGCACCTCAAAACGTGGACCGCATCCCCCACCTTCGCCGTGTAAATCCCTGGCAATCCCAAGTCCAGACTTCATCCACGTTCTCTATTGGTGACTCTGACAGCCTAGTTGGGCTGCACTCATCTAGTCCAACTCCTGTCCCCACACCTGCACTGACCCCAATACCAACTCCTACCCCAACTCCCCGTCCTGCCGCAGACGACGCTCTATCAGAAGTTGGCTCCATTGACGATCATAGTATATTCAGCATGGACCTGGAGGCTGGGCCCTCGCATGGTCCTTCGGCTAAGAAGGAAGGGCTTTCAGCTGGGGGCTGCAGCTCTGGGGCCCCATCGGAGTGCTCGTTTGAGAGTGATGCCCCTGGGGTGTTGAATGGCAAACGCAGTAGCCTGATAGAGATCTCGCTGTCTGCTCTGCGAGGAGATGGGGAGGAGGATGACCAAGTACCCGATGCTTTCTCTGATTCAATGAGTGACCGGACAGAGCCAGAGATGAAAGGAGGGGTTGGTTTCTTTTTCAAG GATGACAAGGAGCGGCCGGAGGATGAGATGGCCCAGCGAAGAGCAGCTTTGCtggagaaacagcagaagagagcagaagagatgaaaagacGCAAACTtgagcaggaaaaagaaaaagaatcaaA CAAGCCTCAGTGGATGATCATCGAGGGCTGGGGAAATAAGAGTGAAGACAGACCCCAGACCCCAGGCACCCCTCCAGCATCAAGTACCCCACCAGTCGAGGGGACTCCCCAGCGCAGAGGAGACTTCACCAGGCAGGAGTatgagaggagacagcagctgAAGATCATGGAAGACTTGGACAAGGTGCTGAGGCAGAAGCCCACCACAGTTCGCGGTGTCAAGAAGCAGAGACCCAAGACTGTGTTCAGAGATGACTCCGTCCTCTCTCATAGCCCCGTCAAGGGTTTCATGG GCACCAGGCTGAACAAGGTGTACTCCCACTCAACAATGAACCTGTCCTCTATGGCTAATGACTCCGGAGGCTTGACTGTCAGGAAGTCTCCCAG CCGTTCACACTCTCCCTCCCGTCTAATGTCACCAAGACGAATGAGTGCTCAGAATGGAGAGAAAGACTGGGAGAATGGCTCTACTATTTCCTCCCCTGCCTCAATCCCAGAATACACAG GACCAAAGCTGTACAAGGAGCCTAGCTTTAAGTCCAACAAGTTCATCATCCATAATGCTATCACTCGCTGCTGCCTGGCTGGCAAGGTCAATgaaccacagaaaaacaagattgTAGAG gAAATGGAGAAGAGCACGGCCAACcacttcctcatcctcttcagaGATACCAGCTGCCAGTTCAGAGCAGTTTACACCATGAATCCTGAAACTGAGGAGATGGTACGGCTCACTGGAATTGGCCCCCGGGTCATCACACCTGAGATGGTTGAGTCCATTTACAAGTACAGCTCTGACCGCAAGCAGTTCACTGTCATCCCGTCCAAAACCATGTCCATGAGTGTTGACGCCTTCACCATCCCAGGTCACTTTTGGCAAAAGCGCCCAGGAACTCCGAAGAAGCTTGGCACCCCCAAATAA
- the nr5a5 gene encoding nuclear receptor subfamily 5, group A, member 5, protein MDLPSYDPQQPLVHHPCNYPEDLPTLEGSSTSQDLKTEPDGSRPESEESCPVCGDKVSGYHYGLLTCESCKGFFKRSVQNNKHYICAEQQSCPMNLSQRKRCPSCRFQKCLAVGMKREAVRADRMRGGRNKFGPLYRRDRQMKQQKVCHQANTAPYRIKMETTQINRPTASNDLHLMSSHTSATLSSDAFHQSHMCPSGIGHRAPMPLDCTMNTDRVLSPPSLPYPGLYHCTFPAHLQEKGEMSFSYSQASTSYPVHPTPNNSFTPRSTPTSSPCSTPSSTTPLSQALTQTPDATSSATPSPNFLSQLLEGEQDESQLCAKVVTSLQREQANRGKHDRLNTFSIMCKMADQTLFWLVEWARSSTLFKELKVEDQMVLLQSCWSELLVLDHLCRQVTYGKEGCIYLVTGQQIEVSNIISQAGVTLSGLVSRTQDLVSKLKALQLDRHEFVCLKHLVLFNPDVKSVQNRRQVEQTQERVNRVLMEHTQRSHPGHSDKFGQLLLRLPEVRSISLQVEEYLYQRHLLGDLPCNSLLTEMLHTKHS, encoded by the exons CTCAGGACTTAAAGACAGAGCCAGACGGCAGCAGACCAGAGTCAGAGGAGAGCTGTCCTGTCTGTGGAGACAAAGTGTCGGGATACCACTATGGGCTGCTCACTTGTGAAAGCTGCAAG ggctTCTTTAAACGCTCAGTGCAGAATAACAAGCACTACATCTGTGCAGAACAACAGAGCTGCCCTATGAACCTTTCACAGAGGAAACGTTGTCCTTCCTGCCGCTTCCAAAAGTGTTTGGCAGTAGGCATGAAGAGAGAAG CAGTGCGAGCAGATCGTATGAGAGGTGGCAGGAATAAATTTGGCCCACTTTACCGGCGGGACAGGCAGATGAAGCAGCAAAAAGTATGTCACCAGGCAAACACTGCTCCCTACAGGATTAAGATGGAAACTACCCAAATAAACCGACCTACAGCTTCAAATGACCTTCACTTAATGAGCAGTCACACAAGTGCTACATTGTCCTCTGATGCTTTTCATCAGTCCCACATGTGTCCCTCTGGCATCGGGCATCGAGCGCCCATGCCTCTGGACTGCACTATGAACACAGACAGGGTGCTCAGTCCTCCATCCCTGCCCTACCCTGGACTCTACCACTGCACCTTCCCTGCACACCTCCAGGAGAAAGGAGAAATGTCCTTTAGCTATAGCCAGGCTTCCACAAGCTATCCAGTGCACCCAACTCCGAACAATTCATTTACACCAAGAAGCACACCGACATCATCCCCCTGTTCAACGCCAAGCTCAACCACCCCTCTCTCCCAGGCTCTCACCCAAACTCCAGACGCCACCTCATCGGCCACTCCTTCTCCCAACTTCCTAAGCCAGCTCCTGGAGGGGGAGCAGGATGAAAGCCAGCTGTGTGCCAAGGTCGTCACcagtctgcagagagaacaGGCCAACCGCGGCAAACATGACCGCCTAAATACCTTCAGCATCATGTGCAAAATGGCAGACCAGACTCTGTTTTGGCTGGTGGAGTGGGCCAGGAGCAGTACACTCTTCAAGGAGCTCAAG GTGGAGGACCAgatggtgctgctgcagagctgctggagcgAGCTGCTGGTCCTGGATCACCTCTGTAGACAGGTGACCTACGGCAAAGAGGGCTGCATATATCTGGTCACAGGACAACag ATCGAGGTGTCAAACATCATCTCTCAGGCGGGAGTGACACTGAGTGGCTTGGTATCAAGAACCCAGGACCTGGTGTCCAAATTGAAGGCACTCCAGTTAGACAGACACGAGTTTGTCTGTCTCAAACACTTGGTGCTGTTCAACCCTG ATGTGAAGTCAGTGCAGAACCGCAGACAGGTGGAGCAGACTCAAGAGAGGGTGAACAGGGTCCTGATGGAGCACACCCAACGGAGTCATCCAGGACACTCAGACAAGTTCGGCCAGCTGCTGCTCCGGCTGCCTGAAGTACGCAGCATTAGCTTGCAGGTTGAGGAGTATTTGTACCAGCGCCATCTTCTGGGAGATTTGCCCTGCAACTCTCTTCTCACAGAGATGCTGCACACCAAGCACAGCTGA